cgcgaagaagaagaacttactccggctttccaacaagtcggcaacccgcttgctcaactcctcaacattgcggttgaaggcagtagcgcggaggttgtgatactcctgcaataagtcattgaagacaaagttagtatttggaactcgccagagggagttccgaaccgcctgctcagcagccggcccggaactcggggactacacccagtgggtgcgctggcgcgcccccacggagaaaaacaagaatcaaaaagaaagaaggaaatgTACTCGGACGGTCGTccgcgctgccagatgcgccctggtgcaagtttgaagggcgtcgccttcagcgcgcagcttcgcctgaacgtccagaagTGCTTGATTCAGCGGACCGGTGCCGCCTCCGtgcacccacccggtgggcgcggagcttgtggcctcggcgtctaaggttgccgagctggcggtgccggtctcccgaggccgcggcgccgaggtcgccctctcaagacggcggcgcaccggcgaggcgacttggagaagcagccgcgcctcggcctcgtccgtgACCGGCGGCTCCGATGGACCCACCGActgtttgccgtgcggtctcccagacggcggtggaggcggcggtggcggcacgagagtgtccgacatggaggcctcaccgctctcCTTCTCCGCgatggggttctcggtgccggcctccccggtctgccccgtgaattcCGGAGGTGGCGGTGCAGACGACAgtgggggacgagcatcgccgatcagcgacgcgcggcctcctcggcacgccgtctcgccgcaagggcggcttcggcttcctccagcttcttctgggcggaggcggccgccttgTCGGCCTTCGCCTTTTCCAGgcgttcggcctcctcctcctcgtgcttctcccgcgcatttcgctccctcgcctcccggaggtcggcggcagggtcggcccgccgagtattggcggacgtctctgccgaccccatgacagaggggacgACGACTCTCTCAAGgaaaagaggggccctgaagaagaatggagggagtataaagaaGACTCAGACAAGATTCAACGAAGGAAAAaaaagagcataaagactcacgcagagactagcggcggccttctcacttcccttcggaagcgattggcctttgcggccgcctcctcccgtctggtcacggcggccgcccccttgaacttcttcaatttgccgccgggcgcactcggcccggcgtgacgcttcttcgcgccgccttggccggccaggccggcggaggagccggcgcccgacgggctgatcctcagctggtggcgcggagcgacttcgccttcggcgtcgtcgtcaggccagtcggcgaaggtggccgagggcctgaagtcgccttctgctcctcctcccccgccttcggcgtcggtttccatcgccgccgcccccaagtcggggtcgtcgacgtcactGTCCGCATGATCGGGGACATACTCGtggggctgtctcgtggcgccggctacaggctgcataaggggattctagctcagaagaaaccgacaagagtcagaagccggagtcggccgcaaagaagacaaaacaatagagggacgcgacttaccactggtgggggattgtcgcgcgagtacgctccttgccgaactgccagtcctccccgaactcgTAGTTcgcgatataattcaccatgtttgccacctccgtgcggggcatctccttggtgcacatccgactcgggtctcggaggccgctcatctgacagatcaggtgaggccgaccttggagcgggagaactcggcgcgccacgaaggcggccagcaagtcggccccaacgAGACCCTCTGACTGCGTCAAGACCcagagtcgcgctacggcggcggctccggcgggagtcagcgtcttgactcggtgagaCCAGCTGAGAAGCCTCCCAGTTAGGGGGACGGCGCtgtaaggcggcaggttgacccagtcgccgtcggaggcgaggttcttcacgtagaaatatgagcgctgccacatcttcactgacttgatcagcatgatgggaggaaaggggttgtcggccgtcgagcgccgcattgcgatgaaggcgccgcactgagccggcacgccggcaatgtgcgtgccgagcttagaagagaagaattctccccacagctcgatggtggggagaacgccgaggaaaccttcgcacagagtggcgaaggcggagagcaacaccaccatatttggagtgaggtggtgcggttgaaggctgtggaactccaagaacgagcggaagaaaccgctcgccggcagccccaggccacgCATGAGGTGCGagtggaagatgacccgctcgcccttcTCCGGCGCCGGCCGGATCTCTCCCTCCGGCGCGgtgcgggcgcgcacgaggtccgcgctggggagacggtgtgtccggcggaggaactcgatgtgttcctctTCAACCTCCGAGCGATCCCATACGCTGGAGCGCATGGCGGGagccgcggcggaggaggagctcatcgccgCGGTGTGGAATGCTCTTGCTCAACGGCGGAGGCAGGAAGGAGAGAAGGCAAGGCGAAGcggggagcggggaagaagggcgcgcgtgttgtgccgctccgctcccccccgcctacttatagccctatgggctgagaagccgagggggcgggcgtgggattaactgcgcatgaTGCCCCCACGCCGCCCCCACGatctaccccacgaagttactgcgcgtagtaacgacgtgggaaaactaaccgtccacggccgcagcggatccattcgtatgccgaggcacggtagtggtggGCCCCACCTGACGgcacgtcccgtcgcgcgcgtgggcaggcagactgtcctctccacgtggcgccacgcgataggaccgccccGATGGCTgcagggaagcgtatcaggcacgccgcctggtttcccgccgcgactttcgaGCGCGGCTCTTCGCTAAAAAACCTCTGACTTTCGACAGTCGGCCCGAGGGAGGACGACAGCCGAGTTCCAGAGTCCGCTTCGGGAAGGATGAAACTGTcgaagccccacaatgcagcgtccgcagggcttcaccagcttcggggactactgtcggagtattgggccacgggtaggctgacccgagtcccaggacctttcaagacgtCGGGGCAGACCGCGCCCCTCGAGCCGAGTCCCGGGAGCGACTCTAatacaagccgagtcccagatggcgactccgagacaagccgactccgagctggcgacctccagaaaGGCCGACTATGGAAAGTATGACgtggggtacggtcacggcgtggccgtCCCTCCCTTGCTtatgaagggccggcatggctacagtgagccgtatcgctggaagatctccggcaaggggcggcactgttgccatgcctgccctgacctcagctacAGTGCGCCACGTACTGTGCCCAAGACGCCGGCTTGTACGGCCCGAAGATGGCGAGGCCGCCTGttagtgggtgggccgaaggcggcctgggcgccccgaagacggacctgtgggagtcggccccccaggagtcggccgactcctccccagggccccacgagtcattaaccagataggatggggaatggcgacaatgatcgcccgatagacggcggcactgttgccacgatccaatgaccaagcctgcgtcatcaagaGTGCCGcaacagtatcaagcctgtccgcgggacccgccagtcggtggggcccagaagccggcggggaagacggtgcctgagagacagacggctgggacccgcgcccagccggattactattgtacccccgggggtaggcctatataacccccccggggcacccatgcaaagggttcgggcCTAGATAGAGATAGgccagatagcacagggaggagagagttagccttgcactctcctgccttccgaaacagctccaggagcaccattgtagtcactttgccttagtgatcatgcggagaccccgcagagcagcagtaggggtgttatctcctaggagagccctgaagctgggtaagttccgcaggcgtgcatgtcttcgcctcatcccgcttccaggcatcggcgacgttctactcgctcccaccatgataagccatcctttggcatatgtcgtacccaacccccgacaaccaACAAGCCCCTATATGCACCGAGGGAAAAACACGTATTTTTATCCTTATTGGGCAAAAATTTATTATGAAAACCCCGTCAAAGTGTTCCTTTTTCTTATTTGTGTATTACCTGAGATAAACAGACTCAATGAGTTATCTGAAATGGCCACGTAGAAGTTTCTCCAGCCACATTTTGAAGACAGTCACTAAAACCATAAAATTATGTTCAAAACAGTTGCACATTTGCGTGTGCTGATTAGGGTATGCACAAAATCATGTCCACCACTTGCCCCCAAAAAATTATGGTGCACATTGACGCCCGCCAATCACCCCCAATTTGTTCAAACAAATGGCACACGATTGAGCGGGGAGAGGGGAGTGGGTGGTGTTTGCTGCGCGTGGGGTAGTGTTAATGTGACAGACAGTCCGGACTACCCTATTTTCTCTCCACATATGGACCGGGTTTGGGAAAGTTGNNNNNNNNNNNNNNNNNNNNNNNNNNNNNNNNNNNNNNNNNNNNNNNNNNNNNNNNNNNNNNNNNNNNNNNNNNNNNNNNNNNNNNNNNNNNNNNNNNNNNNNNNNNNNNNNNNNNNNNNNNNNNNNNNNNNNNNNNNNNNNNNNNNNNNNNNNNNNNNNNNNNNNNNNNNNNNNNNNNNNNNNNNNNNNNNNNNNNNNNNNNNNNNNNNNNNNNNNNNNNNNNNAGTGTCCTGATTGTTCATGTGGACAATTGGGGCAATCACAAGGAATACTCGTCAACGACAATGCCAACGTCAAACCTACGCGGGGCAGACATCATACAAACCAATTTTGCGGCTACAAGGATGCAAGAGAAAAAGGATGACTTTGAGATCATAATCTACGAGGTAAAGAGGGCGACAAAGGCATCAAACTACAAGGTAACgtggtgtgtgcgtgtgtgttgtgtgtgtggggggtgggggatAATGTTGAAATTTTCATTTgccattttttttaaattttcatacaACAAGTAggaaataaaaattaaaaaaagaagtgTTTCTTTTTCTGTCAGCAGAACACTTCGTCAACTGGTTCTATCCCCACCACCACGTCCTTTCAACGATATTTTTCAGCCAACCGATTTTTTAGTCCCATCACACACATTTTTCGCACATTCTTCGTACGCCGATCAACCACCTTAACTTACTTACCTTCTGCATCAATTCCACCTTAATTTGCTTGCAtgcatttatttacacaatcaccgACAGAATttcataaatatttatttacacAATTACATGCAACATTTGATAAACATTTAACATGGGCAGGCAAATCACAAGTTAATGAATTATTACAATATTTTTATCGTGTTGCAACCCACCGACATTGTTCTTGTCCTAGTATGAAACAAATAAAACAAAGATGATGGCAACCGTGAGATAGTCACGTTTTGGCAGTAAATCCCATCCTTTGTCTCCTCCTCTCGTCCCGCAGAGTAAAATGCAAACGAGCGTGGCAGACCACACTGCACGCCCACCCGGTCAGCCGGTAAACCGCCGACCTGACTCGCCCCCGAAACGCCGCCGCAGAACCGCAAATCCCCACCAGCCCACGAAACGAATTCAAATTTCGAACCCGGTAACCGGCCCCGCACGCTCCCCTCCGCCCACGCCCTTCCAAATAAAACTCCGCTCGCCCACGCCCCCCACTCTCCACAGATCCGCGCCTCcactcccccctccccccttcctcctcccctccaAAACCTCGCCGGAACCCtacccctcccccgccgccgccatgaGGGAAATCCTCCACATCCAGGGCGGCCAGTGCGGCAACCAGATCGGGGCCAAGTTCTGGGAGGTGATCTGCGACGAGCACGGCATCGACCAGACCGGCAAGTACGCCGGCGACTCCGACCTCCAGCTCGAGCGCATCAACGTCTACTACAACGAGGCCAGCGGCGGCCGCTTCGTGCCCCGCGCTGTCCTCATGGACCTCGAGCCGGGGACCATGGACTCCCTCCGATCCGGCCCCTACGGCCAGATCTTCCGCCCCGACAACTTCGTCTTCGGCCAGTCCGGCGCTGGCAACAACTGGGCCAAGGGTCACTACACCGAGGGCGCCGAGCTCATCGACTCCGTCCTCGACGTCGTCCGCAAGGAGGCCGAGAACTGCGACTGCCTGCAAGGTATACCCTCCTCCGCCTGGATCTGGACTTTTTCCTTCTTCCCGAAATGGATCTCGTATGATTTTAGGGCGTGTAGATCTACTGCCCTTCTTCTGCGTTAAAGCGATCTGTTAGAATGCTACGATTATTGGGTTCTCGGCTCGTAGATCTGTCCGTTTGCTCCCTTTGCGCAGGACGTGGTTCGCGTGGTTCCGAACCTGTAGATCTGACTTCCAGTACTCACCCGATCAGGATTCGTTGTCCATTATGATTGTCTACTTGACATGAGAGGCATTTTGGATGGTTTATGTGGATCTAATCGCGGATATCGCAGAATGGATTTCATAGATGTATGCTACTTTGTTGTCTCCGCGTGTATGATATATCAACTGCATCCAGTTGGCCTTCTATAGATCCATTGCGTTCAAGTTGTTTTTCGCGTATATGAGGTCCCGTGCATTCCTCTGGTCGCATACTTATGTGTGAATTCTATGTTTGTAAGTAGTAGCTGTCCACTCTGTACTACTCTGCCGAGTAAAGTATACTAGTAAATTCTCAAAAGAGGTACAAAGCATCAGTAGAGTAGCATGTCTGATGTTGATTTCTCAAGCACCACTGAGCCTGCTTAGTGATGTGTGTGTGGATCAAAGCATCAGTAGAGTAGCATGTCTGGTGCTGATTTCTCAAGCACCAGTGCTTATGATTCTGCTTCATGTCTTCATTATGTCACAGTTTGCTCTATCTGTGTGGATTGCTGAACATTTCAAAACGTAACACTGCTTGTAGTTATTGGGTTGCCTATTTTTGTAAGTGTAAACTGAAATAAGATCTGAAATAACCTATGATCTCATTTACCACAGGATTTCAAGTCTGCCACTCTCTGGGAGGAGGAACTGGTTCTGGTATGGGTACACTGCTCATCTCCAAGATCAGGGAGGAGTACCCAGATAGGATGATGTTGACATTCTCAGTCTTCCCATCACCGAAGGTGTCTGACACTGTGGTGGAGCCTTACAATGCTACACTTTCTGTACACCAACTTGTCGAGAATGCTGATGAGTGCATGGTGCTTGACAATGAGGCTCTCTATGACATCTGCTTCCGCACTCTGAAGCTTGCTACACCCACATGTAAGTTTGGACGTACTATGATTAGTCTTCTGTGCTCAGTTCCCATAATCTTGTCCCAGTAATCACAAATACAACATAACACTCTGCCATTATCACCAATCAGACTCCATGATACTAATCTACAGTTACCTCTATGCAACGTTTTTCTTGTTTTCTGTTGGTGATATGGCTGATGCATGTATTCCATTATGTTTTTTGGTACTTACATGAATTATCTATTTCATATTTAGTACTGGTACCTGTATGATCTGGTGATCTAAAAGGCTGAAATGAATATTGCCATTCTTTTCACTATTAAATGTTGTTAACTCTCATTTCTATCTGGCATCTGTATATGCATTCTTCTCACtctgttttttctttcatttttcagTTGGTGATCTGAACCATCTTATATCTGCAACCATGAGTGGCGTCACTTGTTGCCTCCGCTTCCCCGGCCAGCTGAACTCTGACCTCCGGAAACTCGCAGTCAACTTGATCCCGTTCCCTCGCCTCCATTTCTTCATGGTTGGCTTTGCACCACTGACCTCAAGGGGTTCTCAGCAGTACCGTGCCCTCACTGTTCCTGAGTTGACCCAGCAGATGTGGGACTCAAAGAACATGATGTGTGCTGCTGACCCGCGGCACGGCCGGTACCTCACAGCCTCTGCCATGTTCCGTGGGAAGATGAGCACAAAGGAGGTTGATGAGCAGATGCTGAACGTCCAGAACAAGAACTCGTCGTACTTCGTTGAGTGGATACCCAACAATGTGAAGTCAAGCGTGTGTGACATCCCTCCCACAGGCCTGTCAATGTCGTCCACCTTTGTTGGCAACTCCACCTCCATCCAGGAGATGTTCCGCCGTGTGAGTGAGCAGTTCACGGCCATGTTCAGGAGGAAGGCTTTCTTGCACTGGTACACCGGTGAGGGCATGGATGAGATGGAGTTCACCGAGGCAGAAAGCAACATGAACGATCTTGTCGCTGAGTACCAGCAGTACCAGGATGCCACTGCCGATGAGGAGGAAGAgtatgacgaggaggaggaagaggatgcctAAGCCACCTGACCTCATCCGGTCGTCCTGCTGTCTGCTAGATATGCCTTGTGTTTACTATTGCTGTCGATTTGGTGGTGCTTGTGGTGCGGATAGATCTTTAGGTGGTTGATAACACTTATAGATGCTTTTGCTGCTTCGGCGAATCGATATTTTTTGAACTGTCTTTTGTATGTTGATGGTGGTTTTATGCGAATTGTGATATTAGCGTAACTGTGGACTTGATACTCGTAAATTCTGGAATTATATTTTGTGTCTTTTTACTGTGCATTGTGGTTAGCTCACGATTGTTCTTTCTGCATCAACTCCTGTGTTGTATCGTGCTCTGAAATTTGGTCTATTGTTGCTGCAAGTTTTCGCAGCTATATGCTCCAACATTTCAAGAAAAGAAGCTGTATGGTTTATATGCTTCGAGCACTAGTTGATTGTAATGTTGTTCTATTATCTTGGGGTTTCATCCTGTGGGAGCAATCCAAGTATCTCAGTATGTTATTCACTGGTTTGCTACATATGGTTAAATCTGCCTCGCTTCTGTCACCCCAATGTTGTTTCGCCTTATGAACAAGAGGACATTAGCCAAAGACAACACACTGGAAAAGTCCCTCACTCCCTCGGCTACACCGAATGATATCGTGAAAATAAACCATGTGTCGCTCCGGCATTGAACCCCAAGGTTTCAGCCCAACTGGGATGATCACTGAACTTTTGGGAGATTTTCCCGTAGTCATAGCAGTTTAGTTAGTTTGGGGCCCTCTTTGGTTATTAATTTTGGGCCTGGTAGGTTTGTCAGATTATAGAACCATAAGAATTTATCCCTTTACTTGCGTTACATACAATTAGAAGGCAATAAAactgcgaatcaacctgtggttaaATGGTTAGAGGGCCCCAGCCCACCAGagttcaaatcctgatgctcgcatttatcctatatttattcagaggtgctcatagggtaaggtgtgcgtgtgtgcacTGATTTAGAAAAAAGGAAGGCAATAGAACATTTCTTTCGTTTCACGATTACTATAACAAGCACTAAATCCTTGAGAAATGTTTAATCATTTTTCTCGTGCTGCAAGTGCAACCACACAACTTTTATATACTCCCcccgtttcataatgtagtgcgtaTAGATTTAAAAAAGAATCCAAACTTTCTAACTTTTGACTTTTTTGTGTGTGTTTAGCTCATGTTAACAGATTGCCAGCCACAAGGGTTCAAGTCCCGGTGCTcacactttatttatttatttcaggattttctacTGTGTGCATTCAATGAGAGGAGACGTTTACATCGACAACGAGGCGTCTATGGTGACTTCGTCAAcctcaagatgatatgccagctcagtcttttggaggtgctcataggtgtAGGGTGTACTTGTGTGCATTAGTAGGAGTGAGTTctatgcacgtatatatgagcgtTTGCGTCTGTATTGTGCTAAAAAAACATATTCCATCATGAACCTTCATAAAAGAAAATCTATTGTTtcacaattttttaaaataaaaatgatGATTTTTGAATTTTTCGTTTTGATGTGAGCTCTTGTAGCAATTTCCGTATTGTTTCTGCCTTTTTGTAATATGTAAATGAAAGAGAATGTTTTAAGGGGAAGTCATTCTTTTCTTTTTGGGTTGAACAATGCACTGCTGCTTTTGCTATACTCGGGTTATGGCCCAATAGCGGTTTTAGAAGTGAAACAGAGTGGTGAAAACTGAGACGGAGGCAGGGCTCGCCTGAATGACCACGTGAATAGACTTTTCTCACATTATTGTTTTGTTTTTGGTTTAGTTtttataattttatttatttatatatataatttacataatgttttgaaaaatgttaaccatgcatttaaaaaatggtaaatgtgtatacaaaaaatgttgaccatgcacCTGAAAAATGTATTAAAAAATACAATGTGGGTGAAAAAAGTTGATCATTTAATtgcaaaatgttaatcaagtattaaaaaaatgttaaacaagtatttgaaaaatctgAAGTAAGTGtttaaatgttgatcatgtatttaaaaaatgttatcttgtatttgaaaaatgtagaTCACACATTTGAAATgtattaaatgtgtataaaaaaatgttgaccacgtattaaaaaatattaaatgtgtatacaaaaaatgtttacCATGCACCCAAAAAGTGTATAAAAAAATACAATGTGGgt
Above is a window of Triticum aestivum cultivar Chinese Spring chromosome 6B, IWGSC CS RefSeq v2.1, whole genome shotgun sequence DNA encoding:
- the LOC123136498 gene encoding tubulin beta-3 chain-like, encoding MREILHIQGGQCGNQIGAKFWEVICDEHGIDQTGKYAGDSDLQLERINVYYNEASGGRFVPRAVLMDLEPGTMDSLRSGPYGQIFRPDNFVFGQSGAGNNWAKGHYTEGAELIDSVLDVVRKEAENCDCLQGFQVCHSLGGGTGSGMGTLLISKIREEYPDRMMLTFSVFPSPKVSDTVVEPYNATLSVHQLVENADECMVLDNEALYDICFRTLKLATPTFGDLNHLISATMSGVTCCLRFPGQLNSDLRKLAVNLIPFPRLHFFMVGFAPLTSRGSQQYRALTVPELTQQMWDSKNMMCAADPRHGRYLTASAMFRGKMSTKEVDEQMLNVQNKNSSYFVEWIPNNVKSSVCDIPPTGLSMSSTFVGNSTSIQEMFRRVSEQFTAMFRRKAFLHWYTGEGMDEMEFTEAESNMNDLVAEYQQYQDATADEEEEYDEEEEEDA